Genomic DNA from Asterias amurensis chromosome 2, ASM3211899v1:
TTTTCTCCAAATAAAAACACGGCAATTACTCTTTTCGTTTCAGTGCCACGTAATCTAGCGCACGTTGGCTGATTTTAGTGACGTCACTACCCTCAGTCATTATTTACACACACTGCCCACAAGGGGGCGCTATGTCACTTTAACGGTCGTCcttgtcgggggggggggcgtgtcgccaaacaaataaattcagTATGTATGAAGGGGAGTAGGCCTAGACAAACCACTTGTATTGTTTTCAAAACCACCACAACTCTTTAGGTTTAGGTAGACAGAAGGTAGCAGCGCTTTGCTAAGCTCAATTTTGTTCCACCATTCAACATTAACTTGTCTTGAAACTTTTTCTTGAGATAAATCATTATATTGACGGCGAAATTATAAGGGTGCACTCTGAGGCAAGAGCCATTCCCGTGGATCCTGGGAAGTGTGCATGGTGGCCCGTGTTTAGGTTTAATACCACCTGTATTGATCAGAATTATTGACGGTATGAATCCCCTGAATCGTGGCCCAATAACTTGAAATCAGGGATTCACTCCATCTCAACTAAATTTCAGCTTATTGTTATACTCACTCGTTGTTGATATACACTGTTTGTTAAAACCCTTATAATGTGCCCTCAGTTCAGTCTGTCATTAGGATAGGCGTGGCCTACAATCAGGCACTAGTCAGGCATGACGGTGATTATGCTGAGGGGTACGGTAGCACAACCATACCTCGTGTGTCTGAAGGGTAATAATAGATCGGATGAGTATATATACGTCTGTGTGTGTATTGGGGCTGCATTATGTATTGATTTGAATTATTGACATGATACACTATCAATGTGTATACATCATGCCTGTGGGAAAATCATGAGTACGTAAAGCACTCAAACGAGGAAATGCACGGGTGGATGGTGTTCACGTATAAATTAGCTTAGGGATTTCTTGAATTGCTAATGAGGTTGCTTGTGTTACGGTACCCACGCATGAGATGCACGTGCAGTTTTATATAAAGGCGCGCGTTAAAGAAACCACTGGCAGTTAAATCATAGTACAAACGGCTGTCTGGCAGAACACTCCATCACTAGTAATTTAATTTCTGAATCATGAGGCAGACCAAcaaatcaaagaagaaattggAGACGGGATGTGAAGAAGTAATCCATCAGCGGTTCAAGGCACCATCAGCAAGAAAAGATGTCAACGATAACAACATAAGCAATGGAACAACATCTCTGGTGAGCAATGGTGGACTGAAGACAAGGATAGGAGACGTTGACGAGTCTAGTTACCAACCCCTACCAGTGATAGCAAGGTTATTTTTCTACGGTATGCACGGGTTCCTGGATGAAATTGTTTTCACGGCCTTGTATGATATTTTGGTACACGGTAAACCAAATTACCAGGTGAGATGTTTGTTCAATTTATTGCCACTAAAACTTGCATGACGTtcgctattttttttaattttattctaCCACTATCTACCTGCACAGTTTCCACCAATATAAATAGCATCGTTTTTATTGTTGACTTAATTATTTAAAGTCACTCATTGATAGAGAGGTCAAAGTACGAAACACAAGGCATGACTACGACTTTATGAGGAATATTGACTTGTGAGAACATTACTTATGAGGTCAAAGTTTTAGCTTAATAAATCCTTTCTACAGAACTGCCATTTATTGTAATTTGATGAAGAGCTACAATACGTCCGAAGAAAGTTCAGAAACGAATATTATTTTAGGCATAAATCTTTGGGGGTATATTCCACAAAAAATGCAAACTTATCTGTCTCTGCAAGTCTTCGGAAAAATTATATAAAAGTATTGTATTTCTTCCAAATAGCTGGTTGGCTACTCTTCAATATATTCCTTCTTCATTTACGGAAGCGGAAGCTACATAATCGAGCGTATTTACGTCAATTTACGTCATCGGGTTCAACTGGGTGTCAGGATAGCCATTTACGTATGTGTCGCGTTCCTATGGGAGCTTAGCGCCGGGCTTATCCTACGGCAGTTTGATGCTTGTTCATGGGACTACAGCGATAGGTCACTGAACTTCTTGGGTCTCATCACTCTGACGTACGCACCATGCTGGGCACTGTGTGGACTTTGGCAAGATTGTTTATCGCGGTATCTACTCAATTTGAGAGTGGTGCCGACTTCAATGAAACTTACctaataaaaatgcattttctgGTAATTTCGTACTTTCTTTGGTCTTTTTAAGTAGGCGTGTAATTTTGGGGGTACTTTGACATTAATATTTGGGGGTAGGCTACTATATTAAAACCTGTAAATATATTTAACAAATGGGAACACAATCTGAAGAAATCACATGTTGAAGTTTTAAGGTTGGATAACAGATTTTAGGTATTCTGTTGCAGTCACTGAATATATAATGCAAATGAAATCCATTTTGGAAATGAAGAGTTTTGCCACCACTTTATTTCTAAGTTAAATATaaagttacaaaataataacaatgaatCAGCATTTCATGAGTGTATACAATGATACTGATGTTAATAGTACGAGATGCATTCTAAAACTTTGCACAACTTTTACATTCTgaacaaaagtgtttgtaaagAATCTTAATAACATAACTTAAGGGGGCTAATTAGAGGGCCAATTTCCAAACTGCACATTTtcagcaaataataataatgtgcccCATGGTAATTTATTCTGAATGATAATCTATGGATTAGTAAATACTGCAAGGCTTAGctaacaaaattgtaaaaaagcTCAAGATACATTGTAATTGGTTTGTTTTAACTGGGAAGCAAATACAGGGCTCAAAACAACACTTCctcaatattaaaacaaaaacacaaagccCTTATGTTGTGGGGTTCTGGGCCATTAAGCGGGCCACAGCAAAGTTTtgattctagatgctctgtgatgcaatctgaGGCGACTCCTGGCCACTTTGCCCTTTATATTGTGAGCAAAAGTTGTATAGAGTGTATGATAAGAAGATTCTGATGTGCttattttcatttcaatacAAACGCTATCCGGTCCAGGGCCGCTTAAGGGCCCCTACATGGAAATTGCTATACAGGCTCTCTGGTTAAATCAAGGACAGTTCAGAAGCATTTTACAAGGTTTACACATTATTGTTAAcacattttcaaatttaaaatttgctttGTTTGCCTTTCAATTAACTTTTGTTCAGTTGGGGAaagtaaagggggggggggggtgtgtctGCTATACCCACCCCTAAATACGCCCCTGATTTTTAGAAAAGGGATTATTCAACTAAATTTCATGACAATAGTAGAGTTACATCCCAATGTGTGTATTTCATTGAAACAGTTGTCTCGTATTTTTTGATTAAAACATAAGATGAATTTAAGATGTTTTTCTATATTTATACATGTCCTTATAAAATATTGCATGCAAGtagttttatattataaaaatGTACAAAGTGCTCTTGAGTTGATCTGAGTCTGGTCCCCTTTTTATTTGACTTTCTTAAGTGTTGGAAGCCAATAATGTAAACAGGGAACCTGATGTGATCATGCTGCCCAATACTTTCTTTTCAATTCTATGCAAACTATTTGTGCTAAGTTATTCATTAGTGACTTAAAGTGTTTTTATGTGTGCACAGCCACAACCATGGGTACACTTTTAGTTATGAACAACATTAAGAACTCATTTGTTATTGAAGACACATTCAACGAAAGCTCTTAAAGATCATCATCAGATAAATAAGGTGAATTTTTAATTAGTTAGAATTATCTTTTAAATCAGTAGTTTTCACTCTGTTGCTCAACATGAGGCATGTCCCCCAAAATGAAGTATACCACAATTGTAGCTGTGCACACTTTTAATGCCTTCTAATATTTAACCTGTATTATGTTTATTGAACATACAGTTGTCTTTCATGTTTTGAATTCATTTTTATCCATTTGTTTGAATGGCTATAGACTCAATAGACTATGCTAGTcttgcatgtattcaaattcATCAAGTAGTGACTTGCTTAGTAGCAGTAAAAGTGTTGTGAGATTTTTAAATGAATGGTGCCAATTAGCAATGCAATGTTTTTTCAAATATAAATTAACCAGAATTATTACAACTACAATGTGTACAGTCTTTATAtcatttttctgtttgaattTCTTTCCTTTGGAACTAAATAGAGCCTTCTCACTGACATCACATTTCTATAGCAATGCTGGAGTAATCTGCACATGTAGGAAGTGTACACAAAGTGTCATCCAGTGAGATGGTGTTTCTTAGTTCATGCAGTAAACATGTGTGTATGATGTGCCCTTGGAGGTACTCCAACATGACAGGTTAAATAGTGACTTCATCTGATAAGGGTCTATATGAGGGTCTGTCCCAACTACTTGGTCTCAATTTGGGATAGGTCCAATCATTATCAATTATTGGGAGTGGATGGCTTTTAATCCAAAGTTTTGCCACTTCACAAGGCCctgaatttttattttggagaaggcaaggccattttcattttgcaaaaagtaCTTCcacttgaaaaagaaaaaattacatgtgtatggactttttttttaggggcactaaggccaagactaggCCAAATGCTATGCTCAACTTTTGTTATAGATTTATTGAAAACTATAGTCTAAATAAGTGAAGGCCTTAGATTTTCAAATCAAGAGTTTTAGTAGTTGTAGTGATGTGGCTGTGTGTTATACATCCCATTATAAGCACCATTATAATAATCTTCTTGATGAAACCTTGGGGGAATATACTGGTTATGATGATCGACTTGGGTGGGAGTTGTAAATGGTGTGTAGTCAGGCACCCCATAATAACTAGCAGATGACTGCAGCTCATATGGATTTGGTAACCACCAGCAATGGGCTGTGGCTGAGTCATACCGGTAGTCAGGGTGCCGGGTCTGCTTGGGTTTATTATCACCACTGCCCTCGCTTGGCAAATCATCATCAGGTGAATCTTGGCTTTCAGCAGAACTGACGTCATCAGAACCAGAGTCTGTTGAACCAACATCAGAATCAATACCTACACTTTCAGGTTTAAGATATTGTGTGTAGGCCTGCCAAATTGGATCAGCACCCAGGTTTGACTCACCTGGACATGTCTTGGCAGAAGAGTCAACATAGTCTGTCTGCAATGGATTCTTTGAAGTCTTTGTTCTCCCTGGTGCATTTGAAGTTACCCTAGATGGTTTGGTCCAAGTTGGCTTGCAACCAGAACCTTGAGATTTTCTACTGATTGATCTTTTGGCAGCTGGCAATGGACTGAATGTTTTTTGTGATGGTGCTGCTTTATCGACGCAGTGTTTACTTCTCACAGCCTCTGTCTGATTGCTTTGTCTTATGTGCCATGGTCTTACAGACACAGTTTCAGGGATGTGATTACtaacaacattttgttcaggTAAAGACGTACTTGTTTGATGCATAGGAGCACTGTGCATCTTTTTTCTTATGCCATCAACAACCAATGGCTCTTCCGTAGTATCATCGCATTCGCTACTATTGGAATGATTAGCAGCTGAAAAACCATCAGTGTTTTCAGGTACAAGACTACTGTGGAAATCTTGGGATGGCCTCCATGAAAAGCAAACCTTCTCTTTCATTTCTGATGTTTCTGTTTTCATTGACACTTGATCTGATTTTTTACATCTATCTCCCTCCTGCACGGCTACACTTACTGCACTCTCTGCCCTGTCAGAAACATCATTCCTTCCTACTGAATTGACAAAGCTGTGGGTAATGGGAACACGGACTGCATTGATTCTGTCATCTTCTTCATAGGCTCTTTTGAAGTCATTCTCGTTTATAGATGATGCCATCGATGGTGAGTCAGCCACTCTAAAGTCAGAAGATATTCTCTTGGTCATCTCTTCTTTCTCCTGGAACGGAGTGTCTCCGTCATCTTTAGTCTTGGATGTTGCCGTTGATAAACCAAAAGGTTTTAGTCTTTTATCGTTTTCTTGCTGGACAATATCCACATCATCTTTACTCTCGGATGCTGTCCTGTATGAGTGATAAATCTTCTCTCCTTCAGTGACTGCATTGTATAGAGAAGAAGTCCCAGCTAGGACCTCATCTCCAAGCTCATTACAGTGAACATCAAAACCATTGCCCATGTTCGAAGTACCCACCAATGTTACATCAGCTGTTCCTCCGTTAACATAACCCCTGCCAACCGATCTTACATTGGTTACTGTCCCTTTACTTGTGACCCCTACATCATTCTCATTGCCACCTTTGTCATCAGTTGTTGCATAATGAGATGACGTAATGCTCCTTAGACTCTTTGGATTAACCCCTTCTTGGCTGAGTGTTTCTGCATTGAATGATAACAGTGAATCTTTCTTCATTTGATTTGTCCCCGAGTTGTCACTCCCTGGTTCTTCTGATTGCGACGGTATTACAACATCTCCTGCAAGATCACTCGACCCAACCACAGTCTGGACTAATCCAGCACTCCGATACCATTCTCCAAATCCGTCCTCTTGAAGATGCGATGTAACATCACAGCATTCTCTACATCCGCTCATAAACTGTTCAAAATCTGCAGTGGCTTTCTGCCAGGTCCATGTATCCTGTTGAGATCTCCGTCCAACCTTCTCGGCTAAGGAGGGAATCTTGAAATTTATTGGGCTTCGTATGTTGAATGGTATACTGTGATTGTTAATTCCGCTCATTGTGAAGGTCAAGGAGGTTGTACCATGTGATTTCAGAGGTGGTTCAACTGCAAAGTTTGATTCGGGACTCTTGCCAATATTGCCTGCTGGACCATTTAGACTAATTTCACCAAAATCCTCCCTTGCTCTCTCACGAGAGGGCGCTTtctccagtgtctttgaatgCTCATAGTTATTAAACTCTGATTGTGATTCGTCGGTTTCTTCAAACTTGTTGTCATCTGAGATATTCGCTGTGTCATTACCGTCGCATGTAACAGATGATCCACTGTTGGCCGTCACATCTAACTCATTCACATTAACATCAATGGAATTCACCAAGTCTGATGGCACAGGGTCTGTTTAGatgagaataataataatatcgaagtctatGTACGTCACACAACTTGCATGAAAGAATATGTACGTCACACAACTTGCATcaaattctcaataaatattATGATGAGTTTTAGTATCGCCTTCATACTCAAACAATAAGTTCGTATGTTTATATAGGCTGTCTATTGCTAAGCGTTAATGACTATGTAGAGCAaacaagataaaaacaaatgatGCAGGCACAACTCGGTGGATCAAAAGAAGGGTAGATAGCCCATCAAACAGAGTGAGTTCTGGCACAGGCTCGCTCATGAGAGATAATACCAATTCTGGCAGTGATTTGTCGTCCACAGAAATAACATAAGAGTTCTTATGTAGTGCTTTAAATACCGCTGTCTCAAAGCTTTTAACTTTTAAGACAGGTATGCCCAGTTTGTGAATAACGATACCCATTGTTATACCACCTTGTACATtattacaaggtgatgtggcacACTCTACTGCCAACTATGCCAAAAACTCAAGTGCAAATCCAATTCTTAATCTAATGAGATTTGTGGAGACACAATGCACTCTCTCCCCGAGTGTGATGCTTTAGACCGTTAGACCATGAGATGCCACAAAGGGACTGAGGCCCAAGCGCATGGCTTAGGTTTAAAGAAATAATAGATAGtaaaagtcactggacactattggtaatattataagttatcacacaagcgcgagtggaatacggaaaaatatagcgcttctgcgtcccatatccatatggatatgggacgcagacgcgctatattttccgtatttccacgagcgcacgtgtgataacgtatttatcttcaagcaaacttggcgcgtgacatagaacacacaagacgcatggtagtgatattagccgtgcaatataggtttttatcaccactccattctgccaatctgattggaggattagcgcgtacttgaagataaaaaaacttacatggcaacgagcaatgaagagctgttgatagtataaatcattgtgagaactggctcctctctgaagtgatgtagctttttagaaagaagtaatttctcactaaaatattttaattggtttcgagacctcagctgatgtcTTGAAGTCAAGCATCCGAAACCacaaaacttgtgcaacaagaatgttttttcttccaatatttttcacacaacttcaaagaccatttaggctcaaattttcgcaggtttgttattttctgcatatgttgagatacaccaagtgaaaagaccgatctttgacaataaacgaaggtgtccagtgccttcaagtgtctcgcttaaggacacaaatgttaCGACCAGGTTTTAACCCACAATCGTATGACTAGTCAGTCTGAACTTGAGCCTGATGCTCTAGGCCACTAGGCCACGACATGCCAAAAGAAACTTATGCCTCATTGCAAAAGAACTTatgcaagtgtcatgaccgaggtTCGAACCTACACTCAAATGACAAGGCCATCCAGACTTTAGGTCATGTATCTACAAGTTTCTATGAATAAAACCTACCTGGCAAGACCCGTAGTTTGACTCGGCACTGTCGCTGGATGTTTCTCAGCAATGATTCCTCGTTCCCCTCGCTGGCCAGTGTGACTGCAACACCCTTACTGCCGAAACGACCAGCCCTCCCAATGCGATGAAGATAAGTCTTACCATCAGAGGGTACGTCTAGGTTCACGATGAGGTTGACATTCTCTGCATCAATGCCTCTGGCTGTCTACATTAGAGAAAAGAACATTCCAATCTATAAAAattcatctaaacaaaaaaaatgtaattaccTGCTActgcatattaaaaaaaaaataataaaagatatTTATGAGGTGCTTTTTAACCATCATATCAAAGTGCCTTCCACTATTACTGCCACTGTTCATTTGGCCTTAAGCATTCCTGAAATAATCtcaactcctttggagtatgctGCACCGGCAGTCAAATTGCTGCACCCGTtgctaatcattcacatcaacaatctctaccctcgTAGGTACCTAttttactcctgggtgatgaggggcaattatagttaagtgtatTGCCTAAGAACACAAGTGCCACAACCCGGATTCTGGGACTACTATCCTCATTGCTAGAGAAGTAGAAAAAAAGAGCATGATTTCTTTATGTCTACAGAAAGTGATAGCTTTCTTTCATGAGGCAAATATAACAAGTTTGAATTCAGATAAATATCTGAAATTTTTCATCCCCGATGAAAAAAACCCCAGAAATTTGGTAGACCTGAAAAAAGAAACTCCAGCTAGAGGTTATTCCCACAATTGAACACAAAACGCACACTCACCAAATCAGTTGATATGAGAACACGGCACTGAAATGTCTTGAGCATTGACATCGCATTGAGTCTGTGGGTCTGGTCTTGGTTGCCTGATATACAAGTACTTGGCCATCCATTCTCACATAAGATATCTGAGAGATTTTGAGctctgaaaacaaataataaataaatataaaaatgaaGCTATTCATCTTAGAATGAGTGCCAACAAATTGTGTCGCTGGAAGT
This window encodes:
- the LOC139933792 gene encoding transmembrane protein 229B-like, whose protein sequence is MRQTNKSKKKLETGCEEVIHQRFKAPSARKDVNDNNISNGTTSLVSNGGLKTRIGDVDESSYQPLPVIARLFFYGMHGFLDEIVFTALYDILVHGKPNYQLVGYSSIYSFFIYGSGSYIIERIYVNLRHRVQLGVRIAIYVCVAFLWELSAGLILRQFDACSWDYSDRSLNFLGLITLTYAPCWALCGLWQDCLSRYLLNLRVVPTSMKLT
- the LOC139933790 gene encoding uncharacterized protein, with translation MSKTAHDYASKDRTSDVLNVENVNIDFASLLLSGDVLKGLSLAGFERPSPIQLKAIPIGRCGLDLIVQAKAGTGKTCVFSVIILESLDLQCGNVQALVLTPTREIATQVQGVIQAIGGCLQGLRCHTFIGGTLFGPDRQKLKKCHVAVGTPGRVKQLIEYDAMPTDGIRLFVLDEADKLLDEKFQDQINWIYNRLPVSKQMLALSATYPEALAKSLTTYMRDPTFVRLNPRNLALKGIKQFYKVVPGHGLYHKAFEIKVNHLLQLLTQMSFSQCLVFSNLSSRAQNLSDILCENGWPSTCISGNQDQTHRLNAMSMLKTFQCRVLISTDLTARGIDAENVNLIVNLDVPSDGKTYLHRIGRAGRFGSKGVAVTLASEGNEESLLRNIQRQCRVKLRVLPDPVPSDLVNSIDVNVNELDVTANSGSSVTCDGNDTANISDDNKFEETDESQSEFNNYEHSKTLEKAPSRERAREDFGEISLNGPAGNIGKSPESNFAVEPPLKSHGTTSLTFTMSGINNHSIPFNIRSPINFKIPSLAEKVGRRSQQDTWTWQKATADFEQFMSGCRECCDVTSHLQEDGFGEWYRSAGLVQTVVGSSDLAGDVVIPSQSEEPGSDNSGTNQMKKDSLLSFNAETLSQEGVNPKSLRSITSSHYATTDDKGGNENDVGVTSKGTVTNVRSVGRGYVNGGTADVTLVGTSNMGNGFDVHCNELGDEVLAGTSSLYNAVTEGEKIYHSYRTASESKDDVDIVQQENDKRLKPFGLSTATSKTKDDGDTPFQEKEEMTKRISSDFRVADSPSMASSINENDFKRAYEEDDRINAVRVPITHSFVNSVGRNDVSDRAESAVSVAVQEGDRCKKSDQVSMKTETSEMKEKVCFSWRPSQDFHSSLVPENTDGFSAANHSNSSECDDTTEEPLVVDGIRKKMHSAPMHQTSTSLPEQNVVSNHIPETVSVRPWHIRQSNQTEAVRSKHCVDKAAPSQKTFSPLPAAKRSISRKSQGSGCKPTWTKPSRVTSNAPGRTKTSKNPLQTDYVDSSAKTCPGESNLGADPIWQAYTQYLKPESVGIDSDVGSTDSGSDDVSSAESQDSPDDDLPSEGSGDNKPKQTRHPDYRYDSATAHCWWLPNPYELQSSASYYGVPDYTPFTTPTQVDHHNQYIPPRFHQEDYYNGAYNGMYNTQPHHYNY